The genome window TATGTCTTTGAGAGCGTTAAACTCTTCCACTTCGTCTACTTCCAAAGTCCGGACCAATAGAGATAATCTCTCTGAGCAGAATCGTaatggttttttttctatgaATGTCAACTGTTTAAGATGAAGGAGGAAAGAGTTTGGTGTCTCCGATATGACATGCAAAACCTTCATTCTTGTTTTGAGGTATTCAAtaaatcttttcaaaaatgaaataaaatgtgTTGCCCTTCTTATATTACCTGGAATGGCTTCTTTTAATATATCATTTGACAAAACCGGGGTCTCAACTAagggttcttcttctggctCTAGAATATCCGATGCTCTGAGGCCCTGAACCAATTTATCGTACTCatcttgtaattttttAGAGTCcacttttttcatttcttcaaccTTCCTATCTAAAGAGTTAGCACCTTTTGTTGCTTTCTTTAACAAATCTTTAGTCAAATCAAGTGAAAGAGACTCGATGCAAACGTTATCAATGTTATGCGCCTCATCAAAGATAACAATTGCATCTTTACTAACTTCTTTGGAGACACGCTCAGCAATCTTTGGGTCTAATAGATAATGGTAAGAGTAAATTATGATGTTACACATCGAAATCATACGACGAACAGTAAAGTATGGACACATTCTCTTTTCCTCACAGATTCTAATAAGCTTCTCAAATGAGTACACTCCCAACGGTAGATAGTCCGCAACGTCATAGTTATACATATTTTCGTGGTAGTCACATAGTTCTATATCCAACTCTGggtgttcttctttcttctttcttgccTGACCATTTGTCATTCTTCTACATTTTTCATCAACTACGTTacctttcctttctttgCTGACTCGAGGGTGAAGACATAGGTTCTTTCTACTTGTAAGACCCAAACCGCGGAAATCTTCAACATATCCCAATTCCTTAGCTCGATACTCCATCAACGATTCTAGTTCTACCAATGCTTTCTCGATTTCAGACATGGTACGAGAACAATAAATAATCTTTCGGTGTTCAGGATAGTGCATCTGATACGCAACTGTCAATGATAGTAGAGAAACAGTTTTTCCTGTACCAGAAGGCATTTCCAATATACTATTCCCTCCAGCATCTAACGTCTTCTTAATATCACACATGTATTGGTACTGCTCCGGATAAATTTTTGGATATGGGAACAGCACCGGCATATCATCGATGAAGAACTTCATTTTGACTAATCTTCCACGATTCTATATTATACACCACCACTCGAAGTCGTCTTGATCAGCACCCCACTGGTCCTTATTCCTCCAATTCAAAAGAGCTACTTCTTTTCTATTGTCTGTTTGACATATTTAACTTATTAGTAGTTTTTTTCATTGTAGTTAGTAGAAAgattaatataatataatataatataataatgatatatattatatcaGTTCAAATGCTTCACGCATATATTCAATGCAGAAAAGATACATTACATCAAATACACTCTATATACAAGTAGTTGTGGGGGTCACCATATCTCAAGTGTCCCGATCAATTTAATTGGCAAATTTCTGTAGTATCAAGGATACCAATTTTGGGTAGATAATGTCAGAGCTTTTGCCTGACACCGTAGATAGAATACCCTGCTTCATGTAGTGTTCTTTTAGCGGACCAACTGTTTCAGTGTACTGTTCCagtcttttcttgaaaactTCGGCAGTGTCGTCTGGTCTCTTTGTCAATGGCTCCTTGGTGATATCGTCGAGTCCGGGAACCTTCGGTGGGTTGTACTGAAGATTGTACACTCTACCACTTGGAATGTGAACGTAGCGGTTTTCGATACGTTCCAAAATGACTTCATGAGGAACGTCCAGCTCTACAACCAGGTTCAAGCCTGCATCATATTCAGATAATGCCTTGTCCAAAATCGAAGCCTGACCAACAGTACGTGGAAATCCATCCAGCAACCAAGACGCTTCTGGAGACAGCCAATCCCGAGTCTTCAACTCGTCGCAAATAACTCCACTTATTAACGAATCAGGAAGCAATTGACCCTTTGAAATGTACTCCGATGCCTTAGACCCCAAAGGTGTGTGCTGGTCAATCTGTTTACGAAGTAGATCTCCCGAAGAAATGGCTTTGATGCTACCAAATTCCTTCAACAGTTTAGATGTCTGGGTTCCTTTACCAGATCCCGGCGCACCAAGGATCAAAAGTCTCAATGGTCTTAGTACGGACATCCTTTAAACTCCCAACgatatatatctatatatacactTCAGTATATTTGGAAATGGTTGATACAATCACTACTTGAATCGCCTTGGGTGGTCGACTCGTTTCAATGCTTAG of Kluyveromyces marxianus DMKU3-1042 DNA, complete genome, chromosome 3 contains these proteins:
- the RAD3 gene encoding TFIIH/NER complex ATP-dependent 5'-3' DNA helicase subunit RAD3, producing MKFFIDDMPVLFPYPKIYPEQYQYMCDIKKTLDAGGNSILEMPSGTGKTVSLLSLTVAYQMHYPEHRKIIYCSRTMSEIEKALVELESLMEYRAKELGYVEDFRGLGLTSRKNLCLHPRVSKERKGNVVDEKCRRMTNGQARKKKEEHPELDIELCDYHENMYNYDVADYLPLGVYSFEKLIRICEEKRMCPYFTVRRMISMCNIIIYSYHYLLDPKIAERVSKEVSKDAIVIFDEAHNIDNVCIESLSLDLTKDLLKKATKGANSLDRKVEEMKKVDSKKLQDEYDKLVQGLRASDILEPEEEPLVETPVLSNDILKEAIPGNIRRATHFISFLKRFIEYLKTRMKVLHVISETPNSFLLHLKQLTFIEKKPLRFCSERLSLLVRTLEVDEVEEFNALKDIATFATLISTYEDGFLLIIEPYEIENAAVPNPIVRFTCLDASIAIKPIFERFSSVIITSGTISPLDMYPKMLNFDTVLQQSYSMTLAKKSFLPMILTKGSDQVAISSRFEIRNDPSIVRNYGSMLLEFAKITPDGMVVFFPSYLYMESIITMWQTMGILDEVWKYKLLLVETPDAQETALALETYRKACSNGRGAILLSVARGKVSEGIDFDHHYGRTVLMIGIPFQYTESRILKARLEFLRENYQIRENDFLSFDAMRHAAQCLGRVLRGKDDYGVMVLADRRFARKKNQLPKWISQGLSDADMNLSTDMAIANTKQFLRTMAQPTDPKDQEGVSVWSYAQLLEHQENQKKKQHNGFTEPDEEEQKDNDGDIEMKD
- the ADK2 gene encoding adenylate kinase ADK2, translated to MSVLRPLRLLILGAPGSGKGTQTSKLLKEFGSIKAISSGDLLRKQIDQHTPLGSKASEYISKGQLLPDSLISGVICDELKTRDWLSPEASWLLDGFPRTVGQASILDKALSEYDAGLNLVVELDVPHEVILERIENRYVHIPSGRVYNLQYNPPKVPGLDDITKEPLTKRPDDTAEVFKKRLEQYTETVGPLKEHYMKQGILSTVSGKSSDIIYPKLVSLILQKFAN